In one window of Dokdonia sp. PRO95 DNA:
- a CDS encoding HD domain-containing protein, whose product MTQEHQELIDNTITFVKTTLANAEGGHDWFHIERVYKSAVKIAQGEKVDPLVVALGALLHDIADSKFFNGDETIAPKMATEFLLNQNCDSTVIEHVVQIIKNISFKGGNKAQAFTSPELDVVQDADRLDAIGAIGIARTFNYGGFKNRKLYDPAIAPQLDMTVEEYKKSTAPTINHFYEKLLLLKDRMNTKTGKKMAEKRHQYMEGFLAQFYAEWEGLK is encoded by the coding sequence ATGACACAAGAACACCAAGAACTCATAGACAACACCATCACCTTTGTAAAAACCACCCTTGCAAATGCCGAAGGTGGTCATGACTGGTTTCATATAGAACGGGTGTATAAAAGCGCCGTAAAGATAGCTCAAGGAGAAAAGGTAGATCCTCTCGTTGTAGCGCTTGGCGCGTTATTACATGACATTGCAGATTCAAAATTTTTTAATGGTGATGAAACTATTGCTCCTAAAATGGCAACAGAGTTTTTGTTAAACCAAAACTGTGATAGTACCGTAATTGAACATGTTGTACAAATCATTAAAAACATATCCTTTAAAGGCGGAAATAAAGCGCAAGCGTTTACATCTCCAGAGCTAGATGTTGTACAAGATGCAGATAGACTAGACGCAATAGGAGCCATAGGGATTGCACGCACCTTTAACTACGGAGGGTTTAAAAATAGAAAACTCTACGATCCAGCAATAGCACCTCAGCTGGATATGACAGTAGAGGAGTATAAAAAAAGTACCGCTCCTACCATCAATCACTTTTATGAAAAGCTATTACTATTAAAAGATAGAATGAACACCAAAACCGGTAAGAAAATGGCAGAGAAACGTCACCAATATATGGAAGGCTTTCTAGCCCAATTTTATGCCGAGTGGGAAGGTTTAAAATAG